A window of the Bombina bombina isolate aBomBom1 chromosome 3, aBomBom1.pri, whole genome shotgun sequence genome harbors these coding sequences:
- the LOC128653194 gene encoding LOW QUALITY PROTEIN: cyclin-dependent kinase 16-like (The sequence of the model RefSeq protein was modified relative to this genomic sequence to represent the inferred CDS: deleted 2 bases in 1 codon) — MDRMKKIKRQLSMTLRGGRTTEKTSGDHTEPITLEENSNSDNEIVHEDLKMGSDGESDQASGSSDEVQSPVRVRMRNNVARKISTEDVNKRLSLPADIRLPEGYLEKLTLSAPFDKPLSRRLRRVSLSEIGFGKLETYVKLDKLGEGTYATVYKGRSKLTENLVALKEIRLEHEEGAPCTAIREVSLLKDLKHANIVTLHNIIHTERTLTLVFEYLDKDLKQYLDDCSNMINMHNVKLFLFQLLRGLHYCHRRKVLHRDLKPQNLLINEKGELKLADFGLARAKSIPTKTYSNEVVTLWYRLPDILLGSTEYSTQIDMWGVGCIFYEMVTGRPLFPGSTVEEQLHFIFRILGTPTEETWPGIHSNEEFKTYNYPKYYPDPIQKHAARLDTDGANLLSKLLQLEGKRRISAEDAMRHLYFQELGERIHKLPDTTSIFTLKEISLEPENNQRPISEPVHIQSRRLSLVLG; from the exons ATGGATCGGATGAAGAAGATCAAGAGGCAGCTGTCTATGACGTTAAGGGGAGGGCGGACAACAGAGAAAACTTCAGGGGACCATACTGAGCCCATTACTTTGGAGGAGAATAGCAACAGTGATAATGAGATTGTGCACGAAGATCTCAAGATGGGATCTGATGGGGAGAGTGACCAAGCATCCGGCTCTTCAGATGAAGTTCAGTCACCAGTACGAGTGAGGATGAGGAATAACGTGGCGCGCAAAATATCCACAGAGGATGTGAATAAGCGCCTGTCTCTACCAGCCGATATCCGTCTTCCTGAAGGGTACTTGGAGAAGTTGACACTCAGTGCC CCATTTGATAAACCTCTGAGCCGGCGATTGAGGCGAGTCTCCTTGTCCGAGATTGGGTTTGGAAAACTGGAGACTTATGTCAAACTAGACAAACTTGGTGAGGGTACATATGCCACAGTGTATAAAGGCCGCAGTAAACTAACCGAGAATCTGGTGGCACTGAAGGAAATTCGCCTAGAACACGAGGAGGGCGCCCCATGCACTGCTATTAGAGAAGTTTCTCTACTAAAAGACTTAAAACATGCAAACATAGTTACTCTGCACAATATAATCCACACGGAGAGAACGCTGACATTGGTCTTTGAATATCTGGACAAAGACTTGAAGCAGTATCTGGATGACTGTAGCAATATGATAAACATGCATAATGTGAAGCTCTTCCTCTTCCAGCTTCTACGGGGATTGCACTATTGTCATCGACGAAAAGTACTTCACAGAGACCTGAAACCACAGAACCTTCTGATAAATGAGAAGGGGGAACTCAAACTAGCAGATTTTGGCCTGGCACGCGCCAAATCCATCCCCACCAAGACATACTCTAATGAAGTGGTGACACTGTGGTACAGACTGCCAGATATATTACTAGGATCCACAGAGTATTCCACCCAGATTGATATGTGGGGTGTTGGGTGCATCTTCTATGAGATGGTTACAGGACGACCACTTTTCCCAGGATCTACAGTGGAGGAACAGTTGCACTTTATATTTCGGATACTTGGAACTCCTACTGAGGAGACATGGCCGGGAATTCACTCCAATGAGGAGTTTAAAACGTATAATTACCCCAAATATTACCCAGATCCCATCCAGAAGCATGCAGCTAGGCTGGACACAGATGGAGCTAATTTGTTATCCAAACTACTGCAGCTTGAAGGAAAGAGAAGGATCTCAGCAGAGGACGCAATGAGGCACTTGTACTTCCAGGAGCTTGGAGAAAGGATTCACAAACTGCCAGACACTACTTCCATCTTTACACTGAAAGAAATTAGTCTGGAGCCAGAGAATAATCAAAGACCTATTTCAGAGCCAGTTCATATACAGTCTCGTCGGCTCAGTCTTGTGCTCGGATGA